In Candidatus Saccharibacteria bacterium oral taxon 488, a single window of DNA contains:
- the dnaA gene encoding chromosomal replication initiator protein DnaA, giving the protein MNSQAIWQGVLGEIEVSIPPSSFSTWFKSTELDIISDNEVAVLSPNPFVLTQLEKRYYQRIADGLKRSGLAVSTIHFRPKKTAVRKQRLSRDEPNSAAATQPIIKQSKKSATNLNPRYTFDNFIVGSSNDLAHAACQAIAANPGTKYNPLYLYGGSGLGKTHLMQAVGNEIIKRQPSARVLYTTTETFVSEFLDSIRFKKKGFSDKYRNVDVLIVDDMQFIANKEKTQDEFFHTFNDLHQNDKQIIISSDKPPKSIPTLTDRLRSRFEWGMTIDVQMPDYETRCAIVTAKAGLSNIELSADVIEYLATNFKTNIRELEGALNQLLAYAEMQNITPDAETAEGLLGNIKRSRPQHITAKQIIDKTARHFGVEVKDVCSPRRDKYIMQPRQIAMYLLRSELKMSFPKIAQELGRKDHTTAIHSVDKISKEMLISVNIREQINDIRDKLYV; this is encoded by the coding sequence GTGAATAGTCAAGCTATTTGGCAGGGAGTGCTGGGTGAAATTGAAGTTTCAATTCCGCCATCGTCATTTTCGACTTGGTTTAAGTCGACTGAGCTTGACATTATCTCCGATAACGAGGTGGCCGTCCTGTCACCCAACCCTTTCGTGTTGACACAACTGGAAAAACGCTACTATCAGCGCATCGCTGACGGCTTAAAGCGAAGCGGCCTTGCGGTCTCGACGATTCATTTTCGACCCAAAAAAACAGCTGTTCGAAAGCAGCGCCTCAGCCGTGATGAACCAAATTCAGCGGCCGCCACCCAACCGATCATCAAGCAGTCTAAAAAATCAGCAACCAACCTCAACCCGCGCTACACCTTTGACAACTTTATCGTCGGCTCGAGTAATGACCTGGCGCACGCCGCCTGTCAAGCGATTGCCGCTAATCCTGGCACTAAATACAATCCGCTTTATCTCTATGGCGGTTCGGGACTTGGCAAGACCCATCTGATGCAAGCTGTTGGTAATGAGATTATCAAACGCCAACCCTCCGCTCGCGTATTATATACCACTACCGAGACCTTTGTCAGTGAATTTCTCGACTCGATTCGCTTCAAGAAAAAAGGATTTTCCGATAAATATCGTAACGTCGATGTCCTGATCGTTGACGATATGCAGTTTATCGCCAATAAGGAAAAAACTCAGGACGAGTTCTTTCACACTTTTAACGACCTACACCAAAACGACAAGCAGATCATCATCAGCTCTGACAAGCCGCCGAAAAGCATCCCCACCCTGACCGACCGCCTGCGTAGTCGCTTTGAGTGGGGTATGACGATTGACGTGCAGATGCCCGATTATGAAACTCGCTGCGCTATCGTCACCGCCAAGGCTGGCCTGAGCAATATTGAATTATCCGCCGACGTTATCGAATACCTCGCTACCAATTTCAAGACTAATATCCGCGAGCTCGAGGGGGCGCTCAATCAGCTACTTGCCTACGCCGAGATGCAGAACATCACACCCGATGCCGAAACCGCCGAGGGATTACTTGGTAATATCAAGCGTTCTCGCCCGCAACATATCACCGCCAAGCAAATTATTGACAAAACCGCTCGCCACTTTGGTGTTGAGGTCAAGGATGTGTGTTCGCCAAGGCGCGATAAATACATCATGCAGCCACGCCAAATCGCCATGTACCTGCTGCGGAGCGAGCTCAAGATGAGCTTTCCAAAAATTGCCCAAGAGCTTGGCCGCAAAGACCACACCACCGCCATTCATTCGGTTGACAAAATTAGCAAGGAGATGCTTATCAGCGTCAACATTCGTGAACAAATTAATGACATCCGAGACAAACTCTATGTGTAA